Proteins found in one Mucilaginibacter gracilis genomic segment:
- a CDS encoding endo-1,4-beta-xylanase: MYNKNLKLFLIAALIVTSAKAQKNTPTVKGLKDYYKNYFPIGGAVAVNTLNGANVNLVISQFNSLTPENAMKMGPIHPQENRYNWRDADSIVNFAQAHSLRVRGHNLCWHEQTPYWLFKDSVGGRVTKAVLLKRLHDHINTVVNRYKGKIYAWDVVNEAIDDDSTKFLRNSLWYQICGDDFIIKAFEYAHEADPKAQLFYNDYNTERPQKRDRVYKLLKMLVDRGVPVNGVGIQAHWSVYEPSAQDLRATIEKFSSLGLKVQVTELDVSIYPWEKNPRQLKPGESDKLTPELEQKQLEKYTEVFKIFREYKKVITGVTFWNVCDQYTWLDEYPVKGRKNYPLLFDQNQQPKKAYWSVVDFK, from the coding sequence ATGTATAACAAAAACCTGAAGCTGTTTTTAATTGCAGCACTTATTGTGACATCTGCGAAAGCGCAAAAAAACACCCCCACTGTAAAGGGGTTAAAAGATTATTATAAAAACTATTTCCCTATCGGGGGAGCGGTAGCAGTAAATACGCTAAATGGCGCTAATGTCAACCTTGTCATCTCACAATTTAACAGCCTTACGCCTGAGAACGCCATGAAAATGGGGCCGATCCATCCTCAGGAGAACAGGTATAACTGGCGCGATGCAGATTCGATCGTCAACTTTGCACAGGCGCATAGCCTGCGGGTTCGCGGCCATAATTTATGCTGGCACGAGCAAACACCTTACTGGTTGTTTAAAGATTCGGTAGGTGGCCGGGTTACTAAGGCTGTTTTATTAAAGCGCTTACACGATCATATCAATACCGTTGTGAACCGCTACAAAGGAAAGATCTATGCCTGGGACGTAGTGAACGAAGCCATTGACGACGACAGCACCAAATTTTTGCGTAACTCGTTATGGTACCAGATATGCGGCGACGATTTTATTATCAAAGCTTTTGAATATGCCCACGAAGCCGACCCCAAAGCGCAGTTGTTTTATAATGATTATAATACCGAGCGCCCGCAAAAGCGCGACCGGGTTTATAAATTGCTCAAAATGCTTGTTGACAGGGGAGTGCCCGTTAATGGCGTAGGCATACAGGCTCATTGGTCGGTTTACGAACCATCGGCTCAGGATCTGCGTGCCACTATCGAAAAATTTTCGTCCTTAGGATTAAAGGTTCAGGTTACCGAACTGGATGTGTCGATATACCCCTGGGAGAAAAATCCGCGGCAGCTAAAGCCAGGCGAATCGGATAAGCTTACGCCGGAGCTAGAGCAAAAGCAACTGGAAAAATATACCGAGGTGTTTAAAATATTCCGCGAGTACAAAAAGGTGATCACCGGCGTTACTTTTTGGAACGTATGCGATCAGTATACCTGGCTTGACGAATATCCTGTAAAAGGCAGAAAGAATTATCCACTATTATTCGATCAAAACCAGCAACCTAAAAAAGCTTACTGGAGCGTTGTAGATTTTAAATAG
- a CDS encoding glycosyl hydrolase 115 family protein produces MKTYIVRVLLIVVVSTISRFTANAGDEPKYVSAQSTPGSFALSVAGKPAAIYGGNDDYPGVIRAMKDLQTDITSVTGNRPQLFTNNEMPEKQVVLIGTIGKSTLIDGLIKSHKLDVSGIAGKWENFILQTVKKPMPGVSTALVIAGSDKRGTIYGIYDLSAQIGVSPWYWWADVPVKKQANLYVLPGRHTQGTPAVKYRGIFINDEAPAFSGWTKEKFGGVNHLAYEKVFELILRLKGNYLWPAMWNNAFNDDDKSNPVLADEYGIVMGTSHHEPMDRAQQEWKRYGNGIWDYEKNADVLKAFWKKGIENMGSKETLVTVGMRGDGDMAMTEGSNVALLEKIVKDQRQIIADVTGKDASKTPQMWALYKEVQDYYDKGLRVPDDVTLLLCDDNWGNNRKLPKLGEPKRAGGYGIYYHFDYVGDPRNYKWLNTNPISKTWEQMHLAYEYGANQVWIVNVGDIKPMEFPISFFLDYAWNPSKIPANGLQKYTEEWAAQQFAKTHAVQIANILSKYTKYNGRRKPELLNENTYSITNYREFETVAADYNNLATEAEQLWKKLPSEYKDAYFELVLHPVKACANLNQLYFTVAKNKLYAQQGRAATNETANEVKALYAKDAEISDYYNHTLANGKWDHMMDQTHIGYTYWQQPLVNKMPEVKQIDLPEAADMGVAVEGSDEAGSNTLPAFNSIDKGNRYIEIFNKGKAAFTYTIQAEPFINITNVADKVGQQKRLMVSVDWQKAPKGNHEYPIAIKGPSGKEVAVKVWINNQPANIKGFAETNGYVSIEAVHYTKAVNAEGIKWGILPDHGRTLSAVTTFPVVIAVQTLSGATPHLEYQVNLSKSGEFKLMTYVSPSLDFNNLGGLKFAVSIDGEEPQVMNLQGDNSQKAWGKHVSDNVNILTSTHTVAKPGVHTIKYWMISLGVVLQKLVLDCGGLKPSYLGPPESARL; encoded by the coding sequence ATGAAGACATATATCGTTCGTGTTTTATTGATAGTGGTGGTATCAACCATCAGCCGGTTTACAGCCAATGCTGGCGACGAACCCAAATACGTATCTGCACAAAGTACGCCAGGTAGTTTTGCCCTATCCGTTGCGGGTAAACCTGCAGCCATCTATGGCGGCAACGACGATTATCCGGGAGTGATAAGAGCGATGAAAGACCTGCAAACAGATATTACTTCAGTTACAGGGAATAGACCTCAACTGTTTACCAATAACGAAATGCCCGAAAAACAAGTTGTGTTGATAGGCACTATTGGTAAAAGCACATTGATCGACGGATTGATTAAATCGCATAAGCTGGATGTTTCCGGAATCGCAGGTAAATGGGAAAACTTTATCCTGCAAACCGTAAAAAAACCTATGCCCGGTGTGAGCACTGCGCTGGTAATTGCCGGGAGCGATAAACGCGGAACGATATATGGCATTTACGATCTTTCGGCACAAATCGGCGTATCGCCCTGGTACTGGTGGGCCGATGTGCCGGTTAAAAAACAGGCTAACCTATATGTGCTGCCCGGCAGGCATACACAAGGCACCCCGGCTGTAAAATACCGCGGTATATTTATTAACGATGAGGCGCCTGCCTTTTCGGGATGGACGAAAGAGAAATTTGGCGGGGTTAACCATTTGGCTTACGAAAAAGTATTTGAGCTGATCCTTCGCCTGAAAGGCAACTACCTGTGGCCGGCAATGTGGAACAATGCTTTTAACGATGATGATAAATCGAACCCGGTTTTGGCCGATGAATATGGTATTGTGATGGGCACATCGCACCATGAGCCTATGGACAGGGCACAGCAGGAATGGAAACGTTATGGCAACGGGATATGGGATTATGAAAAAAATGCCGATGTACTGAAAGCCTTCTGGAAAAAAGGCATCGAAAACATGGGCAGCAAAGAAACCCTGGTTACCGTAGGCATGCGCGGCGATGGCGATATGGCCATGACCGAAGGCAGCAACGTGGCTTTGCTGGAGAAAATAGTAAAAGATCAACGCCAAATTATAGCCGACGTTACGGGCAAGGACGCATCAAAAACGCCGCAAATGTGGGCGCTATATAAAGAAGTGCAGGATTATTACGATAAAGGCTTGCGCGTACCTGATGATGTTACTTTGTTATTGTGCGATGATAATTGGGGTAATAACCGCAAACTGCCTAAACTGGGAGAACCTAAACGGGCAGGCGGTTACGGTATTTATTATCACTTTGATTACGTGGGCGATCCGCGAAATTACAAGTGGTTAAACACCAATCCAATATCAAAAACATGGGAGCAAATGCACCTGGCTTATGAGTATGGTGCCAACCAGGTTTGGATAGTGAACGTGGGTGACATCAAACCAATGGAATTCCCGATATCGTTCTTTTTGGATTATGCCTGGAACCCGAGTAAGATCCCCGCAAACGGTTTACAAAAATATACCGAAGAATGGGCAGCGCAACAATTTGCTAAAACGCATGCAGTACAAATTGCCAATATCCTATCAAAATATACCAAATACAACGGTAGGCGCAAACCCGAGCTGCTGAATGAGAATACCTATAGCATAACAAATTACCGGGAGTTTGAAACCGTAGCAGCCGACTATAATAACCTGGCAACCGAAGCTGAGCAGCTTTGGAAAAAACTACCGTCGGAATATAAAGACGCTTACTTTGAATTGGTATTACATCCAGTAAAGGCATGCGCCAACTTAAATCAGCTGTATTTTACGGTTGCCAAAAACAAGCTATATGCTCAACAGGGCAGGGCAGCGACCAACGAAACGGCTAACGAAGTAAAAGCTTTGTACGCCAAAGATGCCGAGATATCCGATTACTATAATCATACTCTGGCTAATGGTAAATGGGATCATATGATGGATCAAACACATATTGGTTATACTTACTGGCAGCAGCCGCTGGTTAACAAAATGCCCGAGGTTAAACAAATCGATCTGCCCGAAGCTGCTGATATGGGCGTAGCGGTTGAAGGATCGGATGAGGCTGGTAGTAATACTTTGCCTGCATTTAATTCGATAGATAAAGGCAACCGTTACATCGAGATATTTAACAAAGGCAAAGCCGCATTTACGTACACTATTCAAGCCGAACCGTTTATCAATATCACCAATGTGGCCGATAAAGTCGGCCAGCAAAAACGCCTAATGGTGAGCGTCGATTGGCAGAAAGCGCCAAAGGGTAATCACGAATATCCCATCGCCATTAAAGGACCAAGCGGCAAAGAGGTTGCGGTTAAGGTTTGGATAAATAACCAGCCTGCAAACATTAAAGGTTTTGCGGAGACCAACGGATATGTTTCAATAGAGGCTGTGCATTATACCAAAGCGGTAAATGCCGAGGGTATCAAATGGGGTATTTTGCCCGATCACGGCCGTACTTTATCGGCTGTAACAACATTCCCGGTTGTTATAGCTGTACAAACATTAAGTGGCGCGACGCCCCATCTGGAATATCAGGTTAACCTGAGCAAGAGCGGTGAATTTAAACTGATGACCTATGTATCACCCTCGCTCGATTTTAATAACCTGGGCGGCTTAAAGTTTGCCGTTTCGATTGACGGTGAAGAGCCACAGGTGATGAACCTGCAAGGCGATAATTCACAAAAGGCCTGGGGTAAACACGTAAGCGATAACGTTAACATTTTAACGTCGACACATACCGTTGCAAAACCTGGCGTACATACCATTAAATATTGGATGATCAGTCTTGGCGTGGTATTGCAGAAATTGGTGCTTGATTGCGGCGGATTAAAACCAAGCTATTTAGGCCCGCCGGAAAGCGCGAGGTTGTAG
- a CDS encoding polysaccharide deacetylase family protein, with protein MKKISIGLLASALMLTNISAIPQQGIKVWNNKQCAVVLTYDDAVDIDLDNVIPALDSVKLKGTFYIIGSSPTVNNRLDQWRAAAKNGHELGNHALFHPCDGSQPGRSWVSPDHDLSKYTIGRAVDEIRANNILLKAIDGKTDRTFAYPCGDLKIGGVDFYTALRKDFAGARGVTGGLQTAAQVDLDNIDSYMIQNQPADYMINLVKKAQETHTLLVFLFHGIGGGHSINEDRSEHTKLLRYLKAHESDIWVAPMIDVAKDINAEQGK; from the coding sequence ATGAAAAAGATATCCATTGGCCTGTTGGCTTCAGCTTTGATGCTCACCAATATATCGGCAATACCACAACAAGGCATTAAGGTTTGGAACAACAAGCAATGCGCGGTGGTGTTAACTTACGATGATGCCGTGGATATCGATCTGGACAATGTTATCCCTGCGCTCGATTCGGTAAAGCTGAAGGGTACTTTTTATATCATCGGTTCATCGCCTACAGTGAACAACCGGCTTGATCAGTGGCGGGCAGCAGCTAAAAATGGTCATGAGTTAGGTAATCATGCCTTGTTTCATCCCTGCGATGGTAGCCAGCCGGGCCGCAGCTGGGTATCGCCCGATCACGATCTGAGTAAGTATACCATTGGCCGCGCGGTTGACGAGATACGAGCCAACAACATTTTATTAAAAGCTATTGATGGAAAGACCGATCGCACGTTTGCCTACCCTTGCGGGGATTTAAAAATTGGCGGTGTAGATTTCTATACTGCCCTGCGAAAAGATTTTGCTGGAGCGCGCGGTGTAACCGGCGGCTTACAAACCGCGGCACAGGTAGACCTGGATAATATTGATTCGTACATGATCCAAAACCAGCCGGCAGATTATATGATCAACCTGGTCAAAAAAGCGCAGGAAACACATACGCTACTGGTATTTCTTTTTCATGGCATTGGCGGTGGCCATAGTATTAACGAAGATCGTAGCGAACACACTAAACTACTACGTTACCTTAAAGCTCACGAAAGCGACATCTGGGTAGCGCCCATGATTGATGTGGCTAAGGACATCAACGCAGAGCAGGGAAAGTAA
- a CDS encoding glycoside hydrolase family 43 protein — MKIFKPLALAITGCLSISQTFAQQKKQTYLAEPLIRSIYTADPSAHVFNGKIYIYPSHDIDAGIPENDNGDHFAMRDYHILSMDKIGGKVTDHGVAIDIEDIPWAGRQLWAPDAAYKNGTYFLYFPVKDKSDVFHIGVATSKNPAGPFKAQPRPIPGSFSIDPAVFTDTNGSSYMYFGGIWGGQLQRWATGKYDANGSKTDLGKDNEPALSCKVVKMSKDMLHFDGKVKDVIILDKQGKQLLTKDHDHRFFEGSWMHKYHGKYYFSYSTGDTHYLEYAIGDKPFGPFVYQGIFMKPVQGWTTHHSIVEFKGKWYIFYHDTELSGKTHLRNIKVTELHHNADGSIAMIDPFKK, encoded by the coding sequence ATGAAAATATTTAAACCTCTTGCCCTAGCCATTACAGGCTGCCTATCGATCAGTCAAACTTTTGCACAACAAAAAAAACAGACTTATCTAGCTGAACCGCTTATCAGATCAATCTATACCGCCGATCCATCGGCCCACGTTTTTAACGGCAAGATATACATTTACCCATCGCATGATATTGACGCGGGCATCCCCGAAAACGATAACGGCGATCATTTTGCCATGCGCGATTATCATATTCTATCGATGGATAAAATTGGCGGCAAAGTTACCGACCATGGTGTAGCAATTGATATTGAAGATATACCGTGGGCAGGTCGCCAGCTATGGGCTCCCGATGCCGCGTATAAAAACGGCACTTACTTTTTATACTTCCCCGTAAAAGATAAAAGTGACGTGTTCCATATCGGTGTGGCTACTTCAAAAAATCCGGCAGGGCCATTTAAGGCACAACCACGACCTATACCGGGCAGCTTCAGTATCGATCCTGCTGTGTTTACCGATACGAATGGTTCGTCGTACATGTACTTTGGTGGCATATGGGGCGGACAACTGCAACGCTGGGCAACCGGCAAGTACGATGCCAATGGTTCAAAAACCGACTTAGGTAAAGACAATGAACCTGCCCTAAGCTGTAAAGTGGTAAAAATGAGTAAGGATATGCTGCATTTTGACGGTAAGGTTAAAGATGTCATCATATTGGATAAACAAGGCAAGCAATTACTGACTAAGGATCACGACCATCGCTTTTTTGAAGGCTCGTGGATGCATAAATATCACGGCAAGTACTACTTTTCGTACTCAACAGGTGATACTCATTATTTGGAATATGCCATTGGCGACAAGCCATTTGGCCCGTTTGTATACCAGGGCATATTTATGAAACCCGTACAAGGCTGGACAACCCACCACTCTATTGTTGAGTTTAAAGGTAAGTGGTATATTTTCTATCATGATACCGAACTATCTGGCAAAACTCACCTGCGTAATATTAAAGTAACCGAGCTGCATCACAATGCCGATGGCAGTATCGCTATGATTGACCCGTTTAAAAAGTAA
- the uxuA gene encoding mannonate dehydratase, whose translation MFSNLEQTFRWFGPNDPVLSADIRQTGATGIVTALHHIPAGEVWGIEEIDLRKRTIAKAGLSWSVVESLNIHESKKTASIERDEYLAKYINSLKNLGKAGLKTVCYNFMPVLDWSRTNLDYRLTNNASALRYHAPAVAAFDLYILKREGAENDFTTQQKHEARAFLESITADEKTISPILLWPVTMYG comes from the coding sequence ATGTTCAGCAATTTAGAACAAACCTTTCGCTGGTTCGGTCCTAACGATCCAGTCTTATCGGCGGACATCCGGCAAACGGGCGCGACGGGTATTGTAACGGCTCTGCATCATATACCTGCAGGTGAGGTGTGGGGCATAGAAGAGATCGATCTGCGCAAGCGAACTATCGCCAAAGCGGGCTTAAGCTGGTCGGTAGTGGAGAGCTTAAATATCCACGAAAGCAAAAAAACTGCGAGTATTGAACGCGATGAATATCTGGCAAAATACATTAACAGCTTAAAAAATTTGGGTAAAGCCGGTTTGAAAACCGTTTGCTATAATTTTATGCCCGTGCTGGATTGGTCACGCACCAACCTTGATTACAGGTTGACAAATAATGCTTCGGCGCTGCGTTATCATGCCCCGGCGGTTGCCGCTTTTGATCTTTATATTTTAAAGCGTGAAGGTGCCGAAAACGATTTTACAACACAGCAAAAGCATGAGGCCAGGGCTTTTTTGGAAAGCATTACTGCTGACGAAAAAACTATCTCACCAATACTATTATGGCCGGTTACCATGTATGGATGA
- a CDS encoding sialate O-acetylesterase, with amino-acid sequence MRSLTTLLTGILLLLFTTINAQIRLPYLVSDGMVLQRDSKVNIWGWAAPAEKVSIAFNGKTYKTTTGVDGKWIYALPAMKTGGPYTMDISGSNRVTLHNILVGDVWFCSGQSNMVVKVERVKEKYPDEIASANYPQIRNFLIPTASDVSKIHNDLPPGKWMEASPKNVGDFGAVSWFFAKHLYLKYHVPIGIINSSVGGTPIQAWISAEGIKQIPQYAKRLEQFQDTAYLNKIMKPMRPTPKPFKQLDKGLNGDIKWFDVNYVPKDWHHFWLPGYWADQGIKGLNGVVWFRKEIEVPAGMTGQPAKLLMGRIVDADQVYVNGVLVGNTTYQYPPRRYTIPANLLKAGKNIIVVRITNTIGKGGFVPDKPYNLIVDDQKIDLRGDCQYKVGQAYAPGDIPFGGGFSAQNEPTGLYNTMVAPAINYTIKGFVWYQGEANTGRAAEYNQLLPALIADWRAKWNEGTLPFLYAQLPNFMEVQYLPSESQWAELREAELNSLSVPNTGMAVAIDAGEWNDIHPLSKKPIGERLALAAEKLAYGDNNIVASGPIYQSAKVEGGKITITFSNIGGGLIAKGGGELNQFAIAGADKKFVWAKAVIDGDKVIVSNPDVTNPMYVRYAWADNPDGANLYNKEDLPASPFRTDGK; translated from the coding sequence ATGAGATCACTAACCACGCTGCTGACAGGCATTTTACTGCTTTTATTTACCACTATAAACGCGCAAATACGCCTGCCTTACCTGGTTAGCGATGGTATGGTGCTGCAACGCGATAGCAAAGTAAACATTTGGGGCTGGGCAGCGCCTGCCGAAAAGGTAAGCATCGCCTTTAATGGCAAAACCTACAAAACCACTACAGGGGTCGACGGTAAATGGATCTATGCCTTACCGGCGATGAAAACCGGAGGCCCGTATACTATGGATATCAGCGGAAGCAACCGCGTTACTCTCCATAATATTTTAGTTGGCGATGTCTGGTTTTGCTCAGGTCAATCGAACATGGTGGTCAAGGTGGAGCGTGTTAAAGAAAAATATCCTGACGAGATTGCCTCGGCAAATTACCCGCAGATCCGTAATTTTCTCATCCCGACAGCGTCTGATGTTTCCAAGATCCACAACGATCTCCCTCCCGGCAAATGGATGGAAGCTAGTCCCAAAAACGTGGGCGATTTTGGTGCAGTAAGCTGGTTTTTTGCTAAACACCTATACCTCAAATATCATGTGCCGATTGGTATTATCAACTCGAGTGTAGGCGGCACACCTATACAGGCATGGATAAGCGCCGAAGGTATTAAACAAATCCCACAATATGCAAAGCGGTTGGAGCAGTTTCAGGATACAGCTTATCTTAACAAGATAATGAAACCGATGCGTCCTACACCAAAACCATTTAAACAATTAGATAAAGGCCTTAACGGCGATATAAAATGGTTCGACGTTAATTATGTACCGAAAGACTGGCACCACTTCTGGTTGCCGGGCTACTGGGCAGACCAGGGCATTAAAGGTTTAAATGGCGTGGTGTGGTTCCGTAAAGAAATAGAGGTACCAGCAGGTATGACGGGCCAACCGGCTAAATTGTTGATGGGCCGTATTGTTGATGCCGATCAGGTTTATGTGAATGGCGTATTGGTTGGCAATACCACTTACCAGTACCCCCCTCGTCGTTATACGATCCCGGCAAACCTTTTAAAAGCCGGTAAAAATATTATTGTGGTACGCATAACCAATACCATCGGGAAAGGTGGCTTTGTGCCTGATAAGCCGTATAACCTTATAGTAGACGATCAAAAAATTGACCTCCGGGGCGATTGTCAATATAAAGTTGGTCAAGCCTATGCGCCGGGTGATATCCCTTTTGGTGGCGGATTTTCGGCACAAAACGAACCGACAGGTTTATACAATACCATGGTGGCACCGGCCATTAATTATACCATAAAAGGTTTTGTTTGGTACCAGGGCGAGGCGAATACCGGCAGGGCTGCTGAATACAATCAATTACTGCCGGCGTTAATTGCCGACTGGCGCGCCAAATGGAACGAGGGTACATTACCTTTTTTATATGCGCAGTTACCCAACTTTATGGAAGTACAATACTTACCATCCGAAAGCCAGTGGGCCGAGTTACGCGAAGCAGAATTAAATTCGCTATCGGTGCCCAATACGGGCATGGCTGTTGCCATCGACGCCGGCGAATGGAACGATATACACCCCCTAAGTAAAAAACCAATAGGCGAACGCCTGGCGCTTGCAGCAGAGAAGCTGGCCTATGGCGACAATAACATCGTAGCATCCGGGCCAATTTATCAATCGGCAAAAGTAGAAGGCGGTAAGATCACCATCACTTTTAGCAACATCGGCGGCGGTTTAATAGCCAAAGGCGGTGGCGAACTCAATCAGTTTGCTATTGCCGGTGCGGATAAAAAGTTTGTTTGGGCAAAAGCGGTTATTGATGGCGACAAGGTCATCGTATCCAACCCGGATGTAACAAATCCAATGTACGTGCGCTACGCCTGGGCCGATAACCCGGATGGTGCCAATTTATACAACAAGGAAGATTTACCGGCGTCGCCGTTCAGAACCGACGGTAAATAA
- a CDS encoding mannonate dehydratase, with protein MDEVFTIAEFKEHLARYAETNAAKLKQNLADFLQAIVPEAEKAGIKMCIHPDDPPFPILGLPRVVSTEQDLSDLLNYCPSPSNGITLCTGSLGARADNDLPGIVSRLGENIHFIHLRNVQREPDGGFYEADHLGEAQIYIT; from the coding sequence ATGGATGAAGTATTTACTATCGCCGAATTTAAGGAACATTTGGCGCGTTACGCCGAAACCAATGCCGCTAAGCTGAAACAGAACTTGGCTGATTTTTTACAGGCTATTGTACCTGAAGCAGAGAAGGCAGGTATTAAAATGTGTATTCATCCTGATGATCCGCCTTTCCCTATTTTGGGTTTGCCCCGTGTAGTATCGACTGAGCAGGACCTTAGCGATCTGCTTAATTATTGCCCTTCACCATCAAACGGGATAACATTATGCACCGGATCGTTAGGTGCCCGTGCGGATAATGATTTGCCTGGTATTGTGAGCCGGCTAGGGGAGAACATCCACTTTATTCACCTGCGCAATGTACAGCGTGAGCCCGATGGCGGTTTTTACGAAGCTGACCATTTAGGTGAAGCACAGATATATATAACGTAA
- a CDS encoding mannonate dehydratase: protein MKNIVVEQKKRFDVARDDVAIPMRPDHGHKILDDFNYDTYPGYSAIGRLKGLAEMRGLEMGIKYTLYQE from the coding sequence ATGAAGAACATTGTTGTAGAACAAAAGAAACGGTTTGATGTCGCCAGGGATGATGTAGCGATACCGATGCGCCCGGACCATGGCCACAAAATATTGGATGATTTTAATTACGATACTTATCCCGGGTATTCGGCCATTGGCCGTTTGAAAGGCCTTGCCGAAATGCGAGGTTTAGAAATGGGTATTAAGTACACGCTTTATCAAGAATAA
- a CDS encoding GH39 family glycosyl hydrolase has product MYVDIAKTKGVLNHSYRQCVGAGRATEGLRADWQRQLKYIKEECGFEYIRFHGLLGDDMGVYTEDKQGSAIYNWQYIDELFDYLLSIRMKPFVELGFMPAGLASGKQTVFWWKGNITPPKDYYKWDGLIKKLIEHWTERYGHTEVASWYFEVWNEPNLKNLFFSGDQPDYFKLYQRTATAIKAISNDYRVGGPATAGNAWIIEMINFCADSKTPIDFISTHDYGVKQGFLDQSGDIGVIVSQNKAAVYGSMINTKKLIQASVMPNLELHYTEWSSSYTPTDPIHDTYYQAAYILDKIKHASKYVNSMSYWTFTDIFEELGPRSTPFHGGFGLLNYQNIKKPAFYAYQFLNKLGNIELKSKDTSAIACKSANGDVQILMWDFTITHPGDSVNDQIYYKRDNPSKGIEPVKINVSHLARGQYQLDVYKVGYRINDAYSTYFDMQLPSQLSKGQVAAINQKNSGAPIITSKINVAITGSFKAELPMRENDVYLVTLQRLKN; this is encoded by the coding sequence ATATATGTAGACATCGCGAAAACTAAAGGTGTGTTAAATCACAGCTATCGCCAATGTGTTGGAGCCGGACGGGCTACTGAAGGCTTGCGTGCTGATTGGCAAAGGCAGTTAAAGTATATTAAAGAAGAATGTGGTTTTGAATACATCCGTTTTCATGGTTTATTAGGCGATGATATGGGCGTTTATACCGAAGATAAACAGGGCAGTGCTATATACAATTGGCAGTATATCGATGAGCTATTTGATTATTTATTGAGTATCAGGATGAAGCCATTTGTTGAACTAGGCTTTATGCCAGCCGGTTTAGCAAGTGGCAAACAGACCGTTTTTTGGTGGAAGGGGAATATAACTCCACCTAAAGATTACTATAAATGGGATGGACTGATAAAAAAATTGATTGAACATTGGACAGAGCGGTACGGACATACCGAAGTAGCAAGCTGGTATTTTGAGGTGTGGAATGAGCCTAACTTAAAAAATTTATTCTTTAGTGGCGATCAGCCGGATTATTTCAAGCTTTATCAGCGAACAGCAACAGCTATAAAAGCTATATCAAATGATTACCGTGTTGGCGGCCCCGCTACCGCAGGTAATGCCTGGATAATAGAGATGATTAATTTTTGCGCGGATAGCAAAACTCCAATAGATTTTATAAGTACACATGATTATGGTGTTAAGCAAGGCTTTTTAGATCAAAGCGGAGATATTGGTGTAATCGTGAGCCAAAACAAAGCGGCTGTTTATGGAAGCATGATCAATACTAAGAAACTAATCCAGGCTTCGGTCATGCCAAATCTGGAGCTGCATTATACGGAGTGGAGTTCGTCGTACACTCCAACCGACCCAATACATGATACTTATTACCAGGCCGCTTATATTCTGGACAAAATTAAGCACGCTTCGAAGTATGTTAATTCCATGTCTTACTGGACGTTCACGGATATTTTTGAAGAGCTTGGCCCGCGAAGTACACCTTTTCACGGCGGTTTCGGTTTACTCAATTATCAGAATATTAAGAAACCGGCATTTTATGCCTATCAGTTTTTAAACAAGCTAGGCAACATTGAATTAAAAAGCAAAGATACAAGCGCTATTGCCTGTAAAAGTGCGAACGGTGATGTGCAGATTTTAATGTGGGATTTTACCATCACCCATCCGGGTGATTCAGTTAACGACCAAATTTACTATAAGCGAGATAACCCATCAAAAGGTATTGAACCGGTTAAAATAAATGTTTCGCACCTTGCCCGCGGTCAATATCAGTTAGATGTATATAAGGTGGGTTATCGCATTAACGATGCTTATAGTACCTATTTTGATATGCAGTTGCCAAGCCAGTTAAGCAAAGGGCAGGTGGCGGCTATTAATCAAAAAAATAGTGGTGCGCCAATTATCACCTCGAAAATTAATGTAGCAATAACCGGTTCATTTAAGGCGGAGTTGCCTATGCGGGAAAATGATGTTTATCTTGTTACCTTACAGCGATTAAAAAATTAA